The following are encoded together in the Azospirillum lipoferum 4B genome:
- a CDS encoding class I SAM-dependent methyltransferase translates to MGGWTEGYVGGIDYIRAVYRDWSPALLCFALILRGWRPPEALRRGSFTMAEPGCGHGLTSALLAGAHPAARFEAMDFNPSHIAGVRRLADDAGLANATFLEESFADHARREGPMLDVVALHGVWSWVSAENRAILLDTLRRRLAPGGVVFVSYNALPGTLTHMPLRRLLVERCAEGDGPLPDRIARAVEFASRMAAQGGGWFGSTDGVVERIEQLRHKSPNYIAHEYLNGDWTAFYHADVARELAAAKLEFAGAAVPMEQLHDLSLSPAQQALAAESRDPAQAETLRDVMTNRSFRRDLFVKGGERLGPAERRTLLGETRFALLVAADDLPEVASTPVGRLPFPRALYQPLGEALAEGPQSLDALLARPALAAQGEEAVLRALILLTSLSLAAPLMPEDGFAERKISSDRFNAAVLQRHRFGDTPGQLASPLLGAGVPVSRIEALFLLAARLGEDPAAFAWRHLSADGITLGRDGERCEGDEANRAELARRHAAFAQRRLPLLEVLGVV, encoded by the coding sequence ATGGGCGGCTGGACCGAAGGCTATGTCGGCGGCATCGACTATATCCGCGCCGTCTATCGCGACTGGTCGCCGGCCCTGCTCTGCTTCGCCCTGATCCTGCGCGGCTGGCGCCCGCCCGAAGCGCTGCGCCGCGGCAGCTTCACCATGGCGGAGCCCGGCTGCGGTCATGGGCTGACCAGCGCGCTGCTGGCCGGCGCCCACCCGGCGGCGCGGTTCGAGGCGATGGACTTCAACCCCTCCCACATCGCCGGCGTCCGGCGGCTGGCCGACGATGCCGGGCTCGCCAACGCCACCTTCCTGGAGGAGAGCTTCGCCGACCATGCCCGGCGCGAGGGGCCGATGCTGGACGTGGTGGCCCTGCACGGCGTCTGGTCCTGGGTGAGCGCGGAGAACCGGGCGATCCTGCTCGACACGCTGCGCCGCCGGCTGGCGCCCGGCGGGGTCGTGTTCGTCAGCTACAATGCCCTGCCCGGCACGTTGACCCATATGCCGCTGCGCCGCCTTCTGGTGGAGCGTTGCGCCGAGGGCGACGGCCCCCTGCCCGACCGCATCGCGCGGGCGGTCGAATTCGCCTCGCGGATGGCTGCCCAGGGCGGCGGCTGGTTCGGCAGCACCGACGGCGTGGTGGAGCGGATCGAACAGCTGCGCCACAAGTCGCCGAACTACATCGCCCACGAATATCTCAACGGCGACTGGACGGCCTTCTACCACGCCGACGTTGCGCGCGAGCTGGCCGCCGCCAAGCTGGAGTTCGCCGGCGCCGCCGTGCCGATGGAGCAGTTGCACGACCTCAGCCTCTCCCCCGCGCAGCAGGCATTGGCAGCGGAATCGCGCGACCCGGCCCAGGCCGAGACCTTGCGCGACGTGATGACCAACCGCAGCTTCCGCCGCGACCTGTTCGTGAAGGGCGGCGAGCGGCTGGGTCCGGCCGAGCGGCGCACGCTGTTGGGTGAGACCCGGTTCGCGCTTCTGGTGGCCGCCGACGACCTGCCGGAGGTCGCCTCCACCCCCGTCGGCCGCCTGCCCTTCCCGCGGGCGCTCTACCAACCGCTGGGCGAGGCGCTGGCCGAGGGGCCGCAGAGCCTCGACGCGCTGCTTGCCCGGCCTGCCCTGGCGGCGCAGGGGGAGGAGGCGGTGCTGCGCGCGCTGATCCTGCTGACCAGCCTGTCGCTGGCCGCGCCGCTCATGCCGGAGGACGGATTTGCCGAACGCAAGATCTCCAGCGACCGCTTCAACGCCGCCGTTCTGCAACGCCACCGCTTCGGCGACACGCCGGGGCAGCTCGCCTCCCCGCTGCTGGGCGCCGGGGTGCCGGTGTCGCGGATCGAGGCGCTGTTCCTGCTGGCCGCCCGGCTGGGCGAGGATCCCGCCGCCTTCGCCTGGCGCCACCTGTCCGCCGACGGAATCACGCTCGGCCGCGACGGCGAGCGCTGCGAGGGAGATGAGGCCAACCGGGCGGAACTGGCGCGCCGGCATGCAGCCTTCGCCCAGCGGCGGTTGCCGTTGCTGGAAGTGTTGGGAGTGGTTTGA
- the hisE gene encoding phosphoribosyl-ATP diphosphatase, whose product MTDDLIRLYDAILDRQQMDPAQSKTARLIAAGPKKIAKKVGEEAVEVALDAMNEDRQGVINESADLLYNLSVLWATLNIHPDDVFAEIRRREALYGIAEKLPKVVAER is encoded by the coding sequence ATGACCGACGACCTGATCCGCCTCTATGACGCCATACTCGACCGCCAGCAGATGGACCCCGCCCAGTCCAAGACCGCCCGGCTGATCGCCGCCGGTCCGAAGAAGATCGCCAAGAAGGTGGGTGAGGAGGCGGTCGAGGTGGCGCTGGACGCCATGAACGAGGATCGCCAGGGGGTCATCAACGAAAGTGCGGACCTGCTGTACAACCTGTCGGTTCTGTGGGCGACGCTGAACATCCACCCGGACGACGTGTTCGCCGAAATCCGGCGGCGTGAAGCGCTTTACGGCATCGCCGAGAAGCTGCCCAAGGTCGTCGCCGAGCGCTGA
- the phoU gene encoding phosphate signaling complex protein PhoU — protein sequence MKTSAPHIVSAFEDALKRMKSAIVQMAGAAETQIDQALTCLAQRNPDLAREIVESDARLDSFEHDIEAHCMRLLALRQPVADDLREVVAALKIAGNLERIGDHAANTAKRAVAIFSLTESASLPGLPQLGRLVRERLGAVVDAYVDCDSEAALRIWRTDDEVDALYTSLVAEVERSALSAPDQFMAHMHLMMIAKNLERIGDHATNIAEVVYFVSTGQTLLDERPKADHSYDPAG from the coding sequence ATGAAGACCTCCGCGCCGCACATCGTGTCCGCGTTCGAGGACGCGTTGAAGCGGATGAAATCCGCCATCGTACAGATGGCCGGCGCTGCGGAGACGCAGATTGATCAGGCCCTGACCTGTCTGGCCCAGCGCAACCCCGATCTGGCGCGTGAAATCGTCGAGTCGGATGCGCGACTCGACTCCTTCGAGCATGACATCGAAGCGCATTGCATGCGCCTGCTGGCCCTGCGCCAGCCGGTGGCCGACGACCTGCGCGAGGTCGTGGCGGCGCTGAAGATCGCCGGCAATCTGGAGCGTATCGGCGACCATGCCGCCAACACCGCCAAGCGCGCGGTCGCCATCTTCAGCCTTACGGAATCGGCCTCGCTGCCCGGCCTGCCGCAACTCGGCCGGCTGGTGCGCGAGCGGCTCGGCGCCGTGGTCGACGCCTATGTCGATTGCGACAGCGAGGCGGCCCTGCGCATTTGGCGCACCGACGACGAGGTGGATGCACTCTACACCAGCCTCGTTGCGGAAGTGGAACGGTCTGCCCTTTCGGCTCCGGACCAGTTCATGGCGCACATGCACCTGATGATGATCGCCAAGAACCTGGAGCGCATCGGCGACCACGCCACCAACATCGCCGAGGTCGTGTATTTCGTCAGCACCGGCCAGACTCTGCTGGACGAGCGTCCGAAGGCCGACCATTCCTATGATCCGGCTGGCTGA
- a CDS encoding TIGR00645 family protein has translation MIERRFEQIIFASRWLLAPFYLGLVVSLAALLVKFTQEILHIIPHVLDMSEKDVLLAVLTLIDLSFAGNLLLMVIFAGYENFVSKIDVANHEDRPDWMGKVDFGGLKLKLIASIVAISGIHLLKAFMNLAQTSKEELMWLVIIHMTFVVSGVLLAFMDRLEGHHAPAAKPAGKPGTGGH, from the coding sequence ATGATCGAACGCCGCTTTGAACAGATCATCTTCGCCAGCCGCTGGCTGCTCGCCCCCTTCTATCTCGGGCTCGTGGTCTCGCTGGCGGCCCTGCTGGTGAAGTTCACCCAGGAAATCCTCCACATCATTCCGCATGTGCTGGACATGAGCGAGAAGGACGTGCTGCTGGCCGTGCTGACGCTGATCGACCTGTCCTTCGCCGGCAACCTTCTGCTGATGGTGATCTTCGCCGGCTACGAGAACTTCGTCTCGAAGATCGACGTGGCCAATCACGAAGATCGGCCGGACTGGATGGGCAAGGTCGATTTCGGCGGGCTGAAGCTGAAGCTGATCGCCTCCATCGTCGCCATCTCCGGGATTCATCTGCTCAAGGCCTTCATGAATCTGGCCCAGACCTCGAAAGAGGAGTTGATGTGGCTGGTCATCATCCACATGACCTTCGTTGTGTCCGGCGTTCTGCTGGCCTTCATGGACCGGCTGGAGGGCCACCACGCCCCTGCGGCCAAGCCGGCCGGCAAGCCTGGAACCGGGGGTCACTGA
- a CDS encoding rod shape-determining protein, whose translation MLSKLLGVLSADMAIDLGTANTLVYVKGRGIVLNEPSVVAIANVRGKKQVLAVGDEAKMMLGRTPGNIQAIRPLRDGVIADFEVAEEMIKHFIRKVHNRRSFASPQVIICVPSGSTAVERRAIQESAEAAGARRVFLIEEPMAAAIGAGLPVTEPTGSMVVDIGGGTTEVAVLSLGGIVYSRSVRVGGDKMDEAIIGYIRRSHNLLVGEGSAERIKKEIGSACPPEDGEGRILEIKGRDLMNGVPKELIISERQIAESLAEPVSAIVEAVKVALEHTAPELAADIVDKGIVLTGGGALLGNLDFVLRHATGLPVSIADDPLSCVALGTGRALEEMKTLRNVLVSAY comes from the coding sequence ATGCTCTCCAAACTGCTGGGCGTTCTGTCCGCCGACATGGCGATCGATCTGGGGACGGCCAACACCCTGGTCTATGTCAAGGGCCGCGGCATCGTCCTGAACGAGCCGTCCGTCGTCGCCATCGCCAACGTGCGCGGCAAGAAGCAGGTCCTCGCCGTCGGTGACGAGGCGAAGATGATGCTCGGCCGAACCCCCGGCAACATCCAGGCCATCCGGCCGCTTCGCGACGGCGTCATCGCCGATTTCGAAGTCGCGGAGGAAATGATCAAGCATTTCATCCGCAAGGTTCACAACCGCCGCAGCTTCGCCAGCCCGCAGGTCATCATCTGCGTGCCGTCGGGTTCGACCGCGGTGGAACGCCGGGCGATCCAGGAATCGGCAGAGGCCGCAGGCGCCCGCCGCGTCTTCCTGATCGAGGAGCCGATGGCCGCCGCGATCGGCGCCGGGCTTCCGGTGACGGAACCGACGGGCTCGATGGTCGTCGACATCGGCGGCGGCACCACCGAGGTGGCCGTGCTGTCGCTGGGCGGCATCGTCTATTCGCGGTCGGTCCGCGTCGGCGGCGACAAGATGGACGAAGCCATCATCGGCTACATCCGCCGCAGCCACAATCTGCTGGTCGGCGAAGGCTCGGCCGAGCGGATCAAGAAGGAAATCGGCTCCGCCTGCCCGCCCGAGGACGGCGAGGGCCGCATCCTCGAGATCAAGGGCCGCGACCTGATGAACGGCGTACCCAAGGAACTGATCATCTCCGAACGGCAGATCGCCGAGTCGCTGGCCGAACCCGTTTCGGCCATCGTCGAGGCGGTGAAGGTGGCGCTGGAACACACCGCTCCGGAACTGGCCGCCGACATCGTCGACAAGGGCATCGTGCTGACCGGCGGCGGCGCCCTGCTGGGCAACCTGGACTTCGTCCTGCGCCACGCCACCGGCCTGCCGGTGTCGATCGCCGACGATCCCCTCTCCTGCGTCGCGCTCGGCACCGGCCGCGCGCTGGAGGAGATGAAGACGCTGCGAAACGTCTTGGTCAGCGCTTACTGA
- the mreC gene encoding rod shape-determining protein MreC, whose translation MKSRSSGSVIRLAAPLRALAQRFSFLLLVLASIALMMVGKIESVSVDSARARVTDAFAPILDAISRPAATAARVVESVVELENAFDENQRLKAENARLLQWKQAALRLEAENSSLRSLLRVRPEPSVNYIAARVIATPGSSFVRTLVVTAGKRDGVRKGQAALAGAGLVGRVIEVGEWSSRILLLTDINARVPVVLANTRQRAILAGDNSDQAKLLYLPPESPIQVGEQVVTSGDGGLFPSGLPVGVVTAVSERGVRVLPSADLSRIEHLRLVDFGLPGTDLDPSPEWK comes from the coding sequence GTGAAGTCACGCTCATCCGGCTCCGTCATCCGCCTTGCCGCGCCTTTGCGGGCCCTCGCGCAGCGTTTCTCCTTCCTCCTGCTCGTCCTGGCCTCCATCGCGCTGATGATGGTCGGCAAGATCGAGTCCGTGTCGGTGGACAGCGCCCGCGCCCGCGTGACCGACGCCTTCGCCCCGATCCTCGACGCCATCTCCCGCCCCGCCGCGACCGCGGCGCGCGTCGTCGAGTCGGTGGTGGAGCTTGAAAACGCCTTCGACGAGAACCAGCGCCTGAAGGCGGAGAACGCCCGGCTGCTGCAATGGAAGCAGGCGGCATTGCGGCTGGAGGCGGAGAACAGCAGCCTGCGCAGCCTGCTGCGCGTCCGTCCGGAGCCCTCCGTCAACTACATCGCCGCCCGCGTCATCGCCACCCCCGGCAGTTCCTTCGTCCGTACGCTGGTGGTGACCGCCGGCAAGCGCGACGGGGTGCGCAAGGGACAGGCGGCGCTGGCCGGGGCCGGTCTGGTCGGCCGGGTGATCGAGGTCGGCGAATGGTCCTCCCGCATCCTGCTGCTGACCGACATCAACGCCCGCGTCCCGGTGGTCCTGGCCAACACGCGCCAGCGCGCCATCCTGGCCGGAGACAATTCCGATCAGGCCAAGCTTCTTTATCTGCCGCCGGAGTCGCCGATCCAGGTGGGTGAGCAGGTGGTGACCTCGGGCGACGGCGGGCTGTTCCCATCCGGCCTGCCGGTCGGCGTGGTGACCGCGGTCAGCGAGCGCGGCGTGCGCGTGCTGCCCAGCGCCGACCTGTCGCGGATCGAACATCTGCGTTTGGTGGATTTCGGACTGCCCGGCACCGACCTGGACCCGTCGCCGGAGTGGAAGTGA
- the mreD gene encoding rod shape-determining protein MreD, protein MTATFWQRVDKAGRNLAPFAVTVMMVLVGMIPVPVPGYAPVAPNLTLVSVYYWTIHRPDLMRPGVAFLIGLLQDFLIGGPLGVNALLLIVAQWAVLNQRRVFLASTFALLWFGFTLVTAGAVVLQWLAFTALDAAALSILPALFQGLLTVAVFPAVGWLLIRVHRAFLNG, encoded by the coding sequence ATGACGGCTACCTTCTGGCAACGGGTCGACAAGGCGGGACGCAATCTGGCGCCCTTCGCCGTCACCGTCATGATGGTTCTGGTCGGCATGATCCCGGTGCCGGTGCCGGGCTACGCTCCGGTGGCGCCGAACCTGACGCTGGTGTCCGTCTATTACTGGACGATCCACAGGCCTGACCTGATGCGTCCGGGGGTGGCCTTTCTGATCGGGCTGCTGCAGGATTTCCTGATCGGCGGTCCGTTGGGCGTCAATGCCCTGCTGCTGATCGTGGCGCAATGGGCGGTGCTGAACCAGCGCCGGGTGTTCCTGGCCAGCACCTTCGCGTTGCTGTGGTTCGGCTTCACCCTGGTGACGGCCGGGGCCGTGGTTCTGCAATGGCTGGCCTTCACGGCACTGGATGCGGCCGCGCTGTCGATCCTGCCGGCGCTGTTCCAGGGCCTGCTGACGGTGGCGGTGTTTCCTGCGGTGGGCTGGCTGCTGATCCGCGTCCATCGCGCCTTCTTGAACGGGTAA